GGGGCCTACGGGCTGATTGCACTCGCGATCCCACTTGCGCCCGCGATCGGGACTGCCCTTGGCACCCCTGCTTCGCTGCCCCTCGTCGGTGAGATCCCGCCGGCGTACCTCCCCCTCCTCGCGTTCTCGGGACTGCTTGGCGTCGTCGACTCGTTTCGCGAGCCCGCAAGTATGGCCCTGTTCGCCGACGAGGGGTCCAACGAGGGCGGGGTCGCCTCCAGTTTCGGGATCAGAGAACTCATCTGGCGGCCAGGATCGGTCGCCGGACCGCTCATCGCCGGCTGGCTCATGGTCGAGGTGAGCATGGCCTCGGTGTTCTACGTCGGCGGGGTGTTCGCGGTCACGGGCGCGCTCGCCTTCCTCGCGATCCTCGTTTCGGATCACGGACGAAACGCGCTGACCGCCTGGTAGACGGCTCGATCCGATAAAACGACTGTACCTTCGGACTCAGAGGCGATCCGTATCGACGCTCACGCCGTCCGGGGTCACGATAAGAAACGACCGGAAGTGAACGAGTTCGCCGCCGGACTCGCTGATCTCGCGGGCGAACCCGCTCGCGAGTTCGTTCAGTTCGCCCTCGACCGCGAGCACGAGCACCTCGCCGCGTTCCGTTGCGGCGATCCACTCCTCGGGGGGAGTCGTCCCGTCGAGCACGCCCAGCGTGATCCGGGCTCCGTCCCCGCCGTCCTCGTCGTCGATATGTTCCTCAACCGACCGGAGGTCGAGGTTGAAGTCGGCCATACGCGGGGGTGGTTCCCGCCCGCAAAAAACCTAGCGTCGTCCGACGCTCAGTCCTTGTACTCCCGGCGGAACCCGCGGAACTCAGCGCGATGGGCCTCCTCGTCGCTGAGCAGTTCGACCGCCAAGTCCTCGGTGACGGGGTCGTCTGCCTCCTCGGCGGCGTTGATCAGCGCGCGATACGTTTCGATGGCGCCCTCCTCGGCCTCGATGACGCCGTCGATCACGCTGAGGATGTCCGTGCTGTCCTCGGGGGGCTGAAGGCCCGACTGTGCCGCCTCGAAATCGAAGGAGGACGGCGGACGGGCATCGAGCTGTTTCAGGCGCTGGCCCAACATTCGGGCGTGATTCAGCTCTTCGTCGACGTCCAGATCGAGGCTCTCTTTGATCCCCTCGGCGTGCACCCCGTCGAGGACGATCGAGTTCGTCAGGTAGTTCATCACCGTTTCGAGTTCGTCGTTGTACGCCTCCTGGAGGAGGTCGATGACCTGATCGCTCGTCATGCGCCCGCCGGTTGGTTGGCCAGTCCCTTCAGTATGTACGGTGTCCGTGCACGCCCGATCGCCACAACGGTCGTCCAGTTCCCGGCGCGCGCCACGACCTCGATAGTACGTTTCCACAGAACAGGCGTGGAAATATTTCCCTACCGTCCGTCGTCGCCGTTCCGATCTCGATATCGTATCGAGACGACTAATGGAATTAAGGTCATTATACAGCGTTGTAGTCGTGCGGTTTCGATGAGACTGACGGATCGTATACTGGTTTCGGATACCGTGGTTCGTCATCACAGCGGTGGATTTATATACTGGTGCCGCCCTGAACCCGAGTACCATGTCCGACAACACCATGGGCGCCTCCGACACCAGTCGGGGGGGTCGAGTTCTTCCAGGGCACGTTAGCTTCCAGTGACGAGATCGAGACGGTACGGATCTTCGACACTACACTGCGTGACGGCGAGCAGACACCGCGAACGTCCTTCAGTTACGACGATAAGCGCGAAATAGCGGCCGTGCTGGACGAGATGGGAACCCACGTCATCGAGGCGGGCTTTCCCGTCAACAGCGACGCCGAGTTCGAGGCGGTCAGCGACATCGCCGCCTCGACCACCTCGACGGTCTGCGGGCTGGCCCGCGTCGTCGAGAAGGACGTCGAGAGCGCGATCGACTCGGGCGTGGGGATGATCCACGTCTTCGTCTCGACGAGCGACGTCCAGATCGAGGACTCGATGCATGCCACCCGCGAGGACGTCAAGGAGCGGGCCGTCGAGTCCATCCAGCGAGCCAATGACGCGGGCGTCGAGGTGATGTTCTCGCCGATGGACGCCACGCGCACCGACAGCGACTTTCTGACCGAGATCCTCGAGGCCGTCGACGAGGTCGGCGTCGATTGGGTCAACATCCCCGATACCTGCGGGGTCGCGACCCCCAGTCGGATGGGGGCACTGGTGAAACTGGTCAGAGAGCACACCGACGCACGGGTCGACGTCCACGCCCACGACGACTTCGGGATGGCGAGCGCGAACGCCATCGCCGGCTTCGAGGCCGGCGCAGAGCAGGCCCAAGTCAGTGTGAACGGGATCGGCGAGCGCGCGGGCAACGCCGCCTACGAGGAGG
The sequence above is drawn from the Halalkalicoccus subterraneus genome and encodes:
- a CDS encoding LeuA family protein produces the protein METVRIFDTTLRDGEQTPRTSFSYDDKREIAAVLDEMGTHVIEAGFPVNSDAEFEAVSDIAASTTSTVCGLARVVEKDVESAIDSGVGMIHVFVSTSDVQIEDSMHATREDVKERAVESIQRANDAGVEVMFSPMDATRTDSDFLTEILEAVDEVGVDWVNIPDTCGVATPSRMGALVKLVREHTDARVDVHAHDDFGMASANAIAGFEAGAEQAQVSVNGIGERAGNAAYEEVVMAAESIYGVDTGIDTTRITELSRLIEEKSEVPVPANKPIVGANAFSHESGIHAAGVIENSDTFEPGIMTPEMVGAKRELVLGKHTGTHSVREFLTEAGFDPTESEVREITRRVKDYGAEKNRVTRSDVERFAREIDVARYEEARA
- a CDS encoding DUF5779 family protein; the encoded protein is MADFNLDLRSVEEHIDDEDGGDGARITLGVLDGTTPPEEWIAATERGEVLVLAVEGELNELASGFAREISESGGELVHFRSFLIVTPDGVSVDTDRL
- a CDS encoding ferritin-like domain-containing protein, with protein sequence MTSDQVIDLLQEAYNDELETVMNYLTNSIVLDGVHAEGIKESLDLDVDEELNHARMLGQRLKQLDARPPSSFDFEAAQSGLQPPEDSTDILSVIDGVIEAEEGAIETYRALINAAEEADDPVTEDLAVELLSDEEAHRAEFRGFRREYKD